One segment of Paenibacillus sp. FSL R7-0337 DNA contains the following:
- a CDS encoding restriction endonuclease-like protein, with the protein MDSPHTGSRDQAVELLRVETELFTLYLQGKPYHPTVETLQLHRSSEQEWVEATLGITCPERLGEVQIKVFSPETYGLVEWVPGETAFPCFYETQSYELVVQHKQVESLTFYHENVLLRQAVKPLGDSILAGVLNFRNEVGLTEWELRVAGRMLLRVEMEIFPSKMDYKLDYQNILHEVNAQIYNLAFDFLRRTYQLTGLRETSHQSLTEFFTILQHILRQLLDAVERINKNPHYALLQERRLMDAGRVKQAGRENIRELAKHPERLREDAKHGFLTIGNRNYTATHLMETRRRLAYDTNENRFVRWMLERVRGKLKELKLRWRENSRTSDPLLMARLDSMLKQIDRVLQMDFVREAGVMKQMSVTLVLQMAPGYREVYRFYLMLLKGLSIQGDLLRLSMKDVAQLYEYWCFLKLNQLLGQKYKLVKQNIIRVNRSGIFVTLDRSQSAKMVYENPVNGEQFILYYNAIPVTDQTPTLSQRPDNVLTLKKKDAGQVKEYKYVFDAKYRLNPAYPGTPYEKRYKQPGPEEDDINTMHRYRDAIVYQEKSSGEYERSMFGAYVLFPYPDEERFKSHQFYRSIELLNIGAFPFLPNATGLVEQFLEEIIRDSPEKAYERSTRPRGTKEYYADKLAGKNVLVGSVRGPEQVGVALRNAFYHMPLKNLASQKLLTQIEYIAMCQSRKKFFDPAKTGIHWVGKVADWKVLRRKEITEVPCRPGTEEDLYVRFTIEEWKRLADPIALGGQGIYTVLHTSKYILDRALELAELRLDTEEAMREWREKRRRGRVKVKLDHEEYVDLGRVVEVRNI; encoded by the coding sequence ATGGATTCACCTCATACTGGCTCTCGTGACCAGGCGGTAGAATTGCTGCGGGTGGAGACGGAGCTGTTCACGCTGTATCTCCAGGGGAAGCCCTATCATCCTACGGTGGAGACGTTGCAATTGCATCGTTCCTCAGAGCAGGAGTGGGTGGAGGCTACGCTTGGCATCACTTGCCCGGAGCGGCTGGGCGAGGTGCAGATTAAGGTGTTCTCGCCGGAAACGTATGGGCTGGTGGAGTGGGTGCCGGGGGAGACGGCTTTTCCTTGCTTTTATGAGACGCAGTCTTACGAGCTGGTGGTTCAGCATAAGCAGGTGGAGAGTCTTACGTTCTATCATGAGAATGTGCTGCTCCGGCAGGCGGTGAAGCCGCTGGGGGACTCTATTCTGGCGGGCGTGCTGAACTTCAGGAATGAGGTCGGGCTGACGGAATGGGAGCTTCGGGTAGCGGGGAGGATGCTGCTGCGGGTGGAGATGGAGATTTTCCCCTCGAAAATGGATTACAAGCTGGACTACCAGAACATTCTGCATGAGGTGAATGCGCAGATCTATAATCTGGCCTTCGACTTCCTGCGCCGGACCTACCAGCTCACCGGGCTGCGGGAGACCTCGCATCAGAGCCTGACGGAATTCTTCACGATCCTCCAGCACATCTTAAGGCAGCTGCTGGATGCGGTTGAGCGGATCAACAAGAACCCTCACTATGCGCTACTTCAAGAAAGAAGGCTAATGGATGCGGGCCGGGTTAAGCAAGCCGGAAGAGAGAACATCCGCGAGCTCGCCAAGCACCCTGAACGGTTAAGGGAGGATGCGAAGCACGGGTTCCTGACGATCGGTAACCGCAACTACACGGCCACACACTTAATGGAGACGCGCAGGCGTCTCGCCTATGATACGAATGAGAACCGCTTCGTCCGCTGGATGCTGGAACGGGTTCGCGGGAAGCTGAAGGAGCTTAAGCTCCGCTGGAGAGAGAACAGCCGAACCTCAGACCCCTTGCTGATGGCAAGGCTGGATTCGATGCTGAAGCAGATTGACCGGGTGCTGCAGATGGATTTTGTACGTGAGGCGGGTGTGATGAAGCAGATGTCCGTTACACTGGTGCTGCAAATGGCCCCTGGGTACCGTGAGGTCTACCGCTTCTATCTCATGCTGCTTAAAGGCCTGTCGATCCAAGGCGACCTCCTCCGGTTATCCATGAAGGATGTCGCGCAGCTCTATGAGTATTGGTGCTTCCTGAAGCTGAATCAGCTGCTGGGGCAGAAGTATAAGCTGGTGAAGCAGAATATCATCCGGGTGAACCGGAGCGGGATCTTCGTCACGCTGGACCGTTCGCAGAGCGCTAAGATGGTCTATGAGAACCCGGTGAACGGGGAGCAATTCATCCTGTATTATAACGCGATTCCGGTCACGGATCAGACGCCGACACTGAGCCAGCGGCCGGATAATGTGCTCACCTTGAAGAAGAAGGATGCGGGGCAGGTTAAGGAGTATAAGTATGTTTTTGACGCCAAATACCGCTTGAATCCTGCCTATCCAGGCACGCCCTATGAGAAGAGGTATAAGCAGCCCGGGCCGGAGGAGGACGACATTAATACGATGCACCGCTACCGGGATGCGATTGTGTATCAGGAGAAGAGCTCCGGGGAGTATGAGCGCAGCATGTTCGGGGCGTATGTGTTATTCCCTTATCCGGACGAAGAGCGGTTCAAGAGCCACCAGTTCTACCGAAGCATTGAGCTGCTCAACATTGGCGCCTTCCCGTTCCTGCCGAATGCCACCGGTCTGGTGGAGCAATTCCTGGAGGAGATCATCCGCGACAGCCCGGAGAAGGCCTACGAACGCTCTACACGCCCGCGCGGTACGAAGGAGTATTATGCCGATAAGCTGGCGGGGAAGAATGTGCTGGTTGGATCGGTGCGGGGGCCGGAGCAGGTGGGGGTGGCGTTGCGGAACGCTTTTTATCATATGCCGCTTAAGAATCTTGCCAGCCAGAAGCTGCTGACCCAGATCGAATACATCGCGATGTGCCAATCCCGCAAGAAGTTCTTTGATCCAGCCAAAACAGGCATTCACTGGGTAGGCAAGGTAGCCGATTGGAAGGTGCTGCGGCGTAAGGAGATTACAGAGGTTCCTTGCCGGCCGGGTACGGAAGAGGACTTGTATGTCCGGTTCACCATTGAAGAATGGAAGAGGTTAGCCGATCCTATCGCGCTGGGCGGACAAGGGATTTATACAGTGCTCCATACCAGCAAATACATTCTCGACCGGGCCCTGGAGCTTGCCGAGCTTCGCCTGGATACGGAGGAAGCGATGCGGGAATGGCGGGAGAAGCGCCGCAGGGGTAGAGTGAAGGTGAAGTTGGATCATGAGGAGTATGTGGATTTGGGTCGGGTGGTGGAGGTACGGAATATTTGA
- a CDS encoding copper amine oxidase N-terminal domain-containing protein, with amino-acid sequence MNHRQRPFFRFAMKTLIMLLCAGLLPAVYTGAPAQAAPVVGNQIRPLMINNQYVLFPGKLAPYIEAGNLMVPVRAFAGALGAQLTYDAATKSSTISLLGESVGQLRAGKATAVTRDGSTIALGAAPQLRDGVLFAPMNPILTGLKKVKWENMSNLLGRNVLLVQGRGDTVLPQAKPWQSVTPFGDVPGERQNPFYPTLLTQSADGKGFRLALSVINASGFVIAGDASSLEFVAVNSQGQAVVRQLPGPSKATPKAGALSFTINVPTAPDYVIFNSRIK; translated from the coding sequence ATGAATCATCGCCAACGTCCATTCTTTCGGTTCGCTATGAAAACCTTGATTATGCTGCTGTGCGCTGGTCTGTTGCCAGCCGTGTATACGGGGGCCCCGGCGCAGGCAGCACCGGTAGTGGGGAATCAGATCAGGCCGCTGATGATCAACAATCAATATGTGCTGTTTCCAGGCAAGCTGGCGCCCTATATCGAGGCAGGCAATTTAATGGTGCCGGTCCGTGCATTTGCAGGTGCGCTGGGTGCACAACTGACCTATGATGCCGCCACCAAAAGCTCCACGATCTCACTTCTTGGGGAGAGTGTGGGGCAACTGCGGGCAGGGAAGGCCACGGCGGTAACCAGAGACGGCAGTACAATAGCACTGGGGGCAGCCCCACAATTGCGGGATGGTGTGCTGTTTGCACCCATGAACCCGATCCTCACCGGGCTCAAGAAGGTGAAGTGGGAGAACATGTCCAACCTGCTTGGCCGCAATGTACTGCTGGTACAGGGCCGGGGGGATACGGTGCTGCCGCAGGCCAAGCCTTGGCAGAGCGTGACTCCGTTTGGAGATGTGCCTGGGGAGCGTCAGAACCCTTTTTACCCCACACTGCTAACGCAATCTGCTGACGGGAAAGGCTTCCGGCTGGCGCTGAGCGTGATTAACGCTTCCGGTTTTGTCATTGCCGGGGATGCATCCAGCTTGGAGTTCGTTGCTGTGAACAGCCAAGGCCAAGCCGTCGTCCGGCAGCTTCCCGGTCCCTCGAAGGCGACACCTAAGGCGGGTGCACTGTCATTCACCATTAATGTTCCTACAGCGCCGGATTATGTGATTTTCAATTCACGGATCAAGTAA
- a CDS encoding NADAR family protein, translated as MDTPEHIQKLHDEHRKEWLSAKPEERIICFYETDKPYGCFSNFAKYPILLKGKKWATSEHYFQAQKFAGTEHEEEIRLASTPMIAARMGRERNRPLRPDWEECKVQVMREALIAKVEQHSVIKSILLSTGDCTLVEHTSNDAYWGDGGDGQGGNMLGKLLTEIRDGLAGYSPEFFLPEWMVYPDLPPFSMGWRMGAGEDYLVQLRDWRGKQSSEALKEYDAYFNR; from the coding sequence ATGGACACCCCGGAACATATCCAGAAGCTGCACGATGAACATCGAAAGGAATGGTTATCGGCTAAGCCAGAGGAACGTATAATATGCTTCTATGAAACGGATAAGCCATACGGCTGTTTTTCTAATTTTGCGAAGTATCCGATTCTGTTAAAAGGCAAAAAGTGGGCGACATCGGAGCATTACTTTCAGGCGCAGAAGTTCGCAGGGACTGAGCATGAAGAGGAGATCCGGCTCGCCAGTACGCCTATGATCGCAGCCAGGATGGGTCGGGAGCGGAATCGGCCGCTGCGCCCGGATTGGGAGGAGTGCAAGGTTCAGGTGATGCGGGAGGCATTGATTGCCAAAGTCGAGCAGCATTCTGTGATCAAGTCCATCTTGCTGTCTACAGGCGATTGTACCCTTGTTGAGCATACCTCGAATGATGCCTATTGGGGAGACGGCGGGGACGGGCAGGGCGGCAATATGCTGGGCAAGCTGCTGACGGAGATTCGGGATGGTCTTGCGGGATACAGCCCCGAGTTCTTTTTGCCCGAATGGATGGTGTATCCTGATCTTCCTCCCTTCAGTATGGGCTGGAGAATGGGCGCGGGGGAGGATTATTTGGTGCAGCTGCGGGATTGGAGAGGGAAGCAATCATCGGAAGCTCTTAAGGAGTACGATGCGTATTTTAATAGATAA
- a CDS encoding slipin family protein gives MLKPITIQADQRGLLFHKGSYVKRLLPGTYRYFSWSQHTVLVLDIAKPFSAGGKDLQLFLQDDELLRELEVVRVQDHENVLHYEDGQFMQVLKPGVYAYWNLLKKHTFVHTDIRVPELPAGIDRSIIARLTPHLQSCEIASHELGFLFYDHTLQRELTPGKYYFWKGPVSVLTKKVDLRQQQMDLLGQEMMTEDKVTLRLNFVCQYRIVSPHRVLEMKDFDEQIHIQLQLLLREYVGTLRLDDLLKRKEDLATFILDRIREKEEEFGVRFLGAGVKDVILPGDMKDILNTVLLAEKKAQANLLTRREETASTRSLLNTAKLMDENQTLFRLKELEFLEKICDRIGSISVTGGGDLLERLSSLIGASK, from the coding sequence ATGTTGAAGCCAATCACGATTCAAGCGGACCAGCGCGGTCTGCTCTTTCATAAGGGAAGTTATGTGAAGCGGCTGCTGCCGGGAACCTACCGTTATTTCTCCTGGTCGCAGCATACTGTGTTGGTACTGGATATTGCTAAGCCTTTTAGCGCTGGCGGTAAGGATCTGCAGCTGTTCTTACAGGATGATGAGCTCCTGCGGGAGCTTGAGGTGGTACGGGTACAGGATCATGAGAATGTGCTGCACTATGAGGATGGTCAATTCATGCAGGTGTTGAAGCCGGGGGTATATGCGTATTGGAATCTGCTGAAAAAGCATACCTTCGTCCACACGGACATCCGTGTGCCGGAGCTGCCCGCCGGGATCGACCGCTCGATCATCGCGCGGCTTACGCCGCACCTGCAGAGCTGCGAAATCGCCAGCCACGAGCTGGGGTTCCTGTTCTACGATCATACGCTCCAGCGGGAGCTGACGCCGGGGAAATATTATTTCTGGAAGGGGCCGGTCTCGGTGCTGACCAAGAAGGTCGATCTGAGACAGCAGCAGATGGATCTGCTCGGCCAGGAGATGATGACGGAAGATAAGGTTACGCTGCGCCTGAACTTCGTCTGCCAGTACCGGATCGTAAGTCCGCACCGTGTCCTGGAGATGAAGGATTTCGATGAGCAGATTCATATCCAGCTTCAGCTCCTGCTGCGCGAGTATGTCGGGACGCTGAGATTGGACGATCTGCTGAAGCGGAAGGAGGATCTGGCGACGTTCATTCTGGACCGTATCCGGGAGAAGGAGGAAGAGTTCGGGGTGCGCTTCCTCGGGGCAGGGGTGAAGGATGTAATTCTGCCGGGAGACATGAAGGACATCCTGAACACCGTGCTGCTCGCTGAGAAAAAAGCCCAGGCCAACCTGCTCACCCGCCGGGAAGAGACAGCCTCGACACGCAGCCTGCTGAATACAGCGAAGCTGATGGATGAGAATCAGACGCTCTTCCGGCTCAAGGAGCTGGAATTCCTGGAGAAAATCTGCGACCGGATCGGCTCCATCTCGGTCACCGGCGGCGGTGATCTGCTGGAGCGGTTAAGCTCACTGATCGGCGCAAGTAAATAG
- the msrAB gene encoding bifunctional peptide-methionine (S)-S-oxide reductase MsrA/peptide-methionine (R)-S-oxide reductase MsrB yields MNKIWKWMGYMLVIGGLLSILAACGAKPDTASGKMDSPAAMSKGKPAPAFALNDLKGDPMKLEDLKGKKVYVKYWASWCSICLAGLEDLNTLAGQEKDFQVVSIVTPGYKGEKSAKEFTDWFSKQSYDNLTVLLDEDGTWAKEFQVRAYPSSFYIDEEGLLVKSLPGHASNEQIKDTFAGMSSASAAAPVPAVKTAAIAEKDLRSLYLAGGCFWGVEAYMARIQGVQDVTSGYANGTGENPTYEDVIRGDRGFAETVHVKYDPKQVTLKQLLEAYFKVVDPTSLNKQGNDRGIQYRTGIYYASPEDAAVIQQAVAQEQTKYDKKIVTEVLPLENYYLAEEYHQDYLAKNPNGYCHIDLSILDEQEPVIDPAQYPRPSDAELKERLTADQYAVAVNNDTERAFSNDYWDNYESGLYVDIATGQPLFSSKDKYDSGCGWPSFTKPITPEVVTYDTDTSFGMERTEVRSQSGDIHLGHVFDDGPADRGGKRYCINSASIRFIPLDQMEGEHYGYLTGLVE; encoded by the coding sequence ATGAACAAGATATGGAAGTGGATGGGATATATGCTGGTGATTGGCGGCCTGCTGTCGATCCTGGCCGCATGCGGTGCGAAGCCCGATACAGCATCCGGCAAGATGGACTCCCCGGCTGCCATGAGCAAAGGGAAGCCAGCACCCGCATTCGCGTTAAATGATCTGAAGGGCGACCCTATGAAGCTCGAGGATCTGAAAGGCAAAAAGGTCTATGTAAAATACTGGGCCTCCTGGTGCTCCATCTGTCTAGCCGGTCTGGAGGACCTGAATACGCTGGCCGGACAGGAGAAGGATTTCCAGGTGGTATCGATTGTAACTCCCGGCTACAAAGGCGAGAAATCTGCCAAGGAGTTCACGGACTGGTTCAGCAAGCAGTCATATGACAATCTGACTGTGCTGCTCGATGAAGATGGGACATGGGCTAAGGAGTTTCAGGTACGGGCATATCCGAGCTCTTTTTATATCGATGAAGAAGGGTTGCTGGTAAAATCCCTCCCGGGTCATGCCTCCAACGAGCAGATTAAGGATACCTTCGCGGGAATGAGCTCCGCCTCAGCCGCCGCTCCGGTTCCAGCGGTCAAGACCGCAGCTATAGCCGAGAAGGATCTGCGTAGCCTGTACCTGGCGGGCGGTTGCTTCTGGGGCGTGGAAGCGTATATGGCCCGCATTCAAGGAGTTCAGGATGTCACCTCCGGCTATGCCAACGGGACAGGCGAGAATCCGACCTATGAGGATGTTATTCGCGGGGACCGGGGGTTCGCGGAGACGGTGCATGTGAAGTATGATCCGAAGCAGGTCACCCTGAAGCAGCTCCTGGAAGCTTACTTCAAGGTCGTTGACCCGACCAGCCTGAACAAGCAAGGCAATGACCGGGGCATTCAATACCGGACAGGAATCTACTATGCGTCCCCGGAGGATGCGGCTGTTATCCAGCAGGCTGTAGCGCAGGAGCAGACCAAGTATGACAAGAAGATCGTAACGGAAGTCCTTCCTCTGGAGAACTACTATCTGGCGGAGGAATACCATCAGGACTACTTGGCGAAGAACCCGAACGGGTATTGCCACATCGACCTAAGCATCCTGGATGAGCAAGAGCCGGTTATCGATCCGGCCCAATACCCGCGTCCTTCCGACGCAGAACTGAAGGAGCGGTTAACCGCCGACCAATACGCGGTAGCCGTCAATAATGACACCGAGCGTGCCTTCAGCAACGACTATTGGGATAACTACGAGTCCGGCCTGTATGTCGATATCGCCACGGGTCAGCCCCTCTTCTCCAGCAAGGATAAATACGATTCCGGTTGCGGATGGCCCAGCTTCACGAAGCCCATTACCCCGGAGGTGGTCACCTACGATACGGATACCAGCTTCGGCATGGAACGCACCGAGGTCCGCAGCCAATCCGGTGACATCCACCTGGGCCATGTCTTCGACGACGGTCCCGCAGACCGCGGCGGCAAACGCTACTGCATCAACAGCGCCTCTATCCGCTTCATCCCTCTGGACCAGATGGAGGGGGAGCATTACGGGTATTTGACGGGGTTGGTGGAGTAG
- a CDS encoding cytochrome c biogenesis protein CcdA: MAGDFVFLFGVFGAGVLSFFAPCILPLLPVYVSYLSGSLAGNVNQGGVDTGSMRFRSVFMLRTLIFVLGLSVVFITLGFGSGILGSVISSSRFIAVCGAIVILFGIYQTGLIKISWLEREKKLSSPRAARGGYIGAFLLGLTFSFGWTPCIGPVLAGILSIAAGEGSPAYGGFLMLLYTLGLAIPFLILSVFSEVLVQRIRRLYRFMGGIKIASGCMLIAMGLLLMTDQLNTIVSWIQ, translated from the coding sequence ATGGCTGGTGATTTTGTATTCCTGTTCGGCGTCTTCGGCGCAGGGGTATTATCGTTTTTTGCACCCTGTATTCTGCCGCTGCTTCCGGTCTATGTCTCGTATCTGTCCGGAAGCCTGGCGGGCAATGTGAATCAGGGAGGGGTGGACACAGGCTCCATGCGGTTCCGTTCGGTATTCATGCTGCGGACGCTAATCTTCGTGCTTGGACTGTCTGTGGTCTTCATTACCCTGGGCTTCGGCTCCGGTATCCTTGGCAGTGTCATTTCAAGCTCCAGGTTCATTGCCGTTTGCGGAGCGATTGTCATCTTATTCGGAATCTACCAGACCGGACTGATCAAGATCTCCTGGCTGGAACGGGAAAAAAAGCTGTCCAGTCCCCGCGCAGCACGCGGCGGCTATATCGGGGCCTTCCTGCTCGGCCTGACGTTCAGCTTCGGGTGGACGCCGTGCATCGGCCCGGTACTTGCGGGCATTCTCAGCATCGCCGCCGGGGAAGGCTCCCCTGCCTATGGAGGGTTCCTCATGCTGCTGTACACGCTGGGTCTGGCGATTCCTTTTCTCATACTATCCGTCTTCTCGGAAGTTCTGGTGCAGCGGATTCGCCGCTTGTACCGGTTCATGGGAGGGATCAAGATCGCCTCCGGCTGTATGCTGATCGCCATGGGGCTGCTGCTAATGACAGACCAGCTGAATACGATTGTGAGCTGGATTCAATAA
- a CDS encoding ATP-binding protein, translated as MKLRTYLMLSSLTGIGVLLICLFVSYSKMLLTIDQLYYLSGITAGIGVFSFIVQHLLTRPVEKSIARITEQTVRIAKGDFHTEVPTIGPHEFKLMARQFNEMSSKLKESFDHLHQSESARRELIANVSHDLRTPLASIQSFVEALEDDVIKDEETFQRYLNTIRLETKRLAGLIQDLFELSSLEASGGTFDPQPCHADELLISTLESFSFHLAEKRLKVEIELPDKLPAALMMPTQIKRVLSNLVQNAIQHSPEEGHIVLSAAEEGPFLRIAVSDEGQGIDAAETSRIFERFYRIDKSRSKNSGGAGLGLAIAQSIVELHGGKIGVESTKGSGSCFWFTVPIYTSR; from the coding sequence ATGAAACTGCGTACGTATCTAATGTTGTCCAGTCTCACGGGGATCGGCGTATTGTTGATCTGTCTGTTCGTCAGTTATTCCAAAATGCTGCTGACCATCGATCAGCTATATTATCTGTCCGGCATCACAGCCGGGATCGGCGTGTTCTCCTTCATCGTTCAGCATCTGCTGACGCGGCCGGTGGAGAAGTCCATTGCCCGGATTACCGAGCAGACGGTACGGATTGCCAAGGGGGATTTCCACACCGAAGTTCCCACGATCGGCCCGCACGAGTTCAAGCTGATGGCCCGGCAATTCAATGAGATGAGCAGTAAGTTAAAAGAGAGCTTCGACCATCTCCACCAGTCCGAGTCCGCCCGGCGGGAGCTGATCGCGAATGTCTCGCACGATCTGCGGACCCCTCTTGCCTCCATTCAGTCATTCGTGGAGGCGTTGGAGGATGATGTGATCAAGGACGAAGAGACCTTCCAGCGGTATCTGAATACGATCCGGCTCGAGACGAAGCGGCTGGCGGGGCTGATCCAGGACCTCTTTGAACTATCCAGCCTGGAGGCCAGCGGCGGAACCTTCGACCCGCAGCCGTGCCATGCAGATGAGCTGCTGATCAGCACGCTGGAGAGCTTCTCCTTCCATCTGGCGGAGAAGCGGCTGAAGGTCGAGATTGAGCTGCCGGATAAGCTGCCCGCGGCCCTGATGATGCCCACGCAGATTAAGCGGGTACTGTCCAATCTTGTGCAGAATGCGATTCAACATTCTCCTGAAGAAGGCCATATCGTGCTGTCCGCCGCTGAGGAAGGGCCGTTCCTGCGGATCGCTGTGAGCGATGAGGGTCAGGGAATCGATGCGGCGGAGACCTCACGGATCTTCGAGCGGTTCTACCGGATAGATAAATCACGCAGTAAGAATAGCGGAGGCGCCGGTCTGGGTCTTGCCATTGCACAATCCATTGTGGAGCTGCATGGCGGCAAGATTGGTGTAGAGAGCACTAAGGGTTCTGGAAGCTGCTTCTGGTTCACGGTCCCCATCTACACCAGCCGGTAA
- a CDS encoding response regulator transcription factor — protein MNERVLVADDDPNITDVCRRYLEREGYLVTTAKDGLEALELWRSQSPSLIVLDLMMPHKNGWEVCSEIRQTEDLPIIMLTARGEEQDRLMGLTMGADDYLTKPFSPRELVLRVQAILRRMRVVQVSPATAAEHTIKYEGLTLDVGKRTVEISGQAIDLTVTEFEMLYLLASHPGQVFSRTQMLSKIWDFSYEGDTTTVTVHIRRLREKIEQTPSDPKYIKTVWGIGYKFAGDGI, from the coding sequence ATGAATGAACGAGTGCTGGTCGCGGATGATGATCCGAATATTACCGATGTGTGCCGCAGGTATCTGGAACGGGAGGGGTATCTGGTCACCACCGCCAAGGACGGCTTGGAGGCGCTAGAGCTATGGCGCAGCCAGTCTCCAAGCCTGATTGTGCTTGACTTGATGATGCCGCATAAGAATGGCTGGGAGGTGTGCAGCGAGATCCGGCAGACCGAAGATCTCCCGATCATCATGCTGACGGCGCGCGGCGAGGAACAGGACCGGCTGATGGGGCTGACGATGGGGGCGGATGATTATCTGACCAAGCCCTTCAGTCCAAGGGAGCTCGTACTGCGGGTGCAGGCGATTCTGCGCAGAATGAGAGTTGTCCAGGTATCGCCGGCTACCGCCGCTGAGCACACAATCAAGTACGAAGGACTGACCCTCGATGTCGGGAAGCGTACGGTGGAGATCAGCGGGCAGGCGATTGACTTGACGGTGACCGAATTCGAAATGCTGTATCTGCTGGCGAGCCATCCGGGGCAGGTGTTCTCCCGGACGCAGATGCTGAGCAAGATCTGGGATTTCAGCTATGAAGGAGATACGACTACCGTTACGGTGCATATAAGGAGATTACGCGAGAAGATCGAGCAGACTCCCTCCGACCCGAAATACATCAAGACGGTCTGGGGAATCGGCTATAAGTTTGCGGGTGATGGCATCTAA
- a CDS encoding 5-methyltetrahydropteroyltriglutamate--homocysteine methyltransferase codes for MCDRFQIVGSLLRPAELLEYKQQIEHRDDIQYPFYEDFQGYEQCEAKAIQSVVEQAKENGLSILTDGEYSKSMWHLDFAWGFQGMERYIAPHGYFFRDVDGTSKYETRKDIGLRITGELGGKNHHFLQAYRQLQEHAGDRETKLCVPSPSHIFGELSWSDNLGGEGAVYQNRDELKAGLVTAYKDFVGEFAAAGGKILQFDDCLWELFADDNPNSPFTGEKINHEEVQSLATEFIDINNTIIDYGHSLGLLMWTHNCRGNYDSRNMGGGSYVKIANLFLKQLKYDRFFLEWDDERAGSLEALAVFKDRPETEIVLGLLSSKTSTLDDETRVLRMLDEASTIIPKERLLLSHQCGFASCDGGNELTEAEQWAKIRQGQKIAQQYWA; via the coding sequence ATGTGTGATAGATTTCAGATCGTAGGCAGCCTGCTGCGTCCGGCGGAGCTATTAGAATATAAGCAGCAGATTGAACACCGGGACGATATTCAGTATCCTTTTTACGAGGATTTCCAGGGCTATGAGCAGTGTGAGGCGAAGGCGATTCAGTCGGTAGTCGAGCAAGCGAAGGAGAATGGGCTATCGATTCTGACGGATGGAGAGTATTCCAAGTCGATGTGGCATCTGGACTTTGCGTGGGGCTTCCAAGGGATGGAGCGCTATATCGCGCCTCACGGGTATTTCTTCAGAGACGTTGACGGCACCTCCAAATACGAGACGCGCAAAGACATCGGTCTGCGCATCACAGGCGAGCTGGGCGGGAAGAATCACCACTTCCTTCAGGCGTACCGCCAGCTTCAAGAGCATGCGGGAGACAGGGAGACGAAGCTGTGCGTGCCTTCGCCGTCCCATATCTTCGGAGAGCTGTCCTGGTCGGATAACCTTGGCGGCGAAGGTGCAGTGTACCAGAACCGTGATGAGCTGAAGGCCGGTCTAGTGACGGCATATAAGGATTTTGTAGGGGAATTCGCAGCCGCTGGAGGTAAGATTCTGCAATTCGACGACTGCCTCTGGGAGCTGTTCGCGGACGATAATCCGAATTCGCCCTTTACCGGTGAGAAAATCAACCATGAAGAAGTACAGAGTCTCGCTACAGAGTTCATCGATATTAACAACACCATTATTGATTACGGACATAGCCTGGGGCTGCTTATGTGGACCCATAACTGCCGCGGCAATTATGATTCCCGGAATATGGGCGGCGGCTCTTATGTGAAGATTGCCAACCTGTTCCTGAAGCAGCTGAAGTACGACCGCTTCTTCCTGGAGTGGGACGACGAACGCGCGGGCTCGCTGGAGGCACTTGCCGTGTTCAAGGATAGACCGGAGACGGAAATTGTACTAGGCTTGCTGTCTTCCAAAACCAGTACGCTGGACGATGAGACCCGTGTCCTCCGCATGCTGGATGAAGCGTCCACGATCATTCCGAAGGAGAGACTTCTGCTCTCCCACCAATGCGGCTTCGCCTCTTGCGACGGGGGTAATGAGCTGACGGAAGCGGAGCAATGGGCGAAGATCAGACAGGGGCAAAAGATTGCTCAGCAATACTGGGCTTAA